A window from Dioscorea cayenensis subsp. rotundata cultivar TDr96_F1 chromosome 10, TDr96_F1_v2_PseudoChromosome.rev07_lg8_w22 25.fasta, whole genome shotgun sequence encodes these proteins:
- the LOC120270896 gene encoding protein LAZY 1-like, whose protein sequence is MKLLGWMHRKLWQTGGHNFANAPVCKCISGGTSPENFNVFASYASVKEDGGDHQDDVFDPADDVLFDGFLSIGTLGSVPVLENYTKFDKEYDNDDDDNDILNGAVTPTFGVPVEIINTRMIKVELEKVIANENKKATRAEESFPVRRASLGELFMKSKLEESIESPVTEKNIPAKPSTAKKRSFRKFMQVFHRKVHPENMSGMMENKVTKEVKQEIKGKPPIGKNFFKSEIYRKIGFSCFKCGSSTSPPMLEESDSCPRISREHWIKTDAEYLVLEL, encoded by the exons ATGAAG CTTTTAGGTTGGATGCACAGGAAACTCTGGCAGACTGGTGGCCATAACTTTGCAAATG CTCCGGTGTGCAAATGTATCTCCGGTGGAACATCACCGGAGAACTTCAACGTGTTTGCATCCTATGCTTCGGTGAAGGAAGACGGTGGCGATCACCAAGACGATGTCTTTGATCCGGCCGATGATGTTCTCTTCGATGGTTTCCTCTCCATCGGAACTCTTGGGTCTGTTCCGGTTCTTGAAAATTACACAAAGTTCGACAAAGaatatgataatgatgatgatgataatgatataTTGAACGGTGCTGTGACACCAACATTTGGTGTGCCGGTGGAGATTATTAACACTAGGATGATTAAGGTTGAGCTTGAGAAAGTCATTGCCAATGAGAACAAGAAGGCCACCAGAGCAGAAGAGAGCTTCCCTGTGAGGAGAGCTTCTCTTGGAGAACTATTCATGAAGAGCAAGTTGGAAGAATCTATAGAATCTCCGGTCACCGAGAAGAATATTCCGGCCAAACCATCAACGGCCAAAAAGAGATCATTCCGCAAG TTTATGCAAGTTTTCCACAGAAAAGTTCATCCAGAAAACATGTCAGGCATGATGGAAAACAAAGTTACAAAGGAAGTTAAACAAGAGATTAAAGGCAAACCACCTATAGGCAAGAATTTTTTCAAATCAGAAATTTATCGAAAAATCGGCTTTTCTTGCTTCAAATGTGGATCAAGCACTTCACCTCCAATGCTCGAAGAAAGCGATTCATGTCCGAGGATCAGTCGGGAACATTGGATCAAAACTGATGCAGAAT aCCTAGTGTTGGAGCTGTAG